Proteins co-encoded in one Alphaproteobacteria bacterium PA2 genomic window:
- a CDS encoding TIGR02688 family protein, with amino-acid sequence MTSEPQAKNDVDELLVQHFGGKVVRKDLTKLVKEGANVPTYVLEYLLGTYCASDDEATIREGLETVKGILADNYVRPDEAEKVKSKIRERGSFKIIDKISVRLNDKRDCYEALLANLGVKDAEIEASYVKANEKLLAGGIWCIVTVHYYFEEGQRGSPFSIADLKPIQMPNMDMEELFAARRQFTTKQWIDVLTRSTGMEPTVLDERTLWHLLVRLIPFVENNYNTCELGPRGTGKSYVYEEISPNSIMISGGQTTVANLFYNMSRRQVGLVGMWDVVAFDEVAGINFKDPDGIQIMKGYMANGSFARGRDSIAASASMVFVGNINQSVDTLVKTSHLLAPFPQPMIDSAFFDRFHAYIPGWEIPKMRPEFFTTRYGLITDYLAEFMREMRKRSFSDAIDRFFKLGNNLNQRDTIAVRKTVSGLLKLLFPHGGFDKDDVRKCLEYALETRRRVKEQLKKIGGMEFFDVHFSYIDQETHEERFIAVPEQGGGHLIPEGQMKPGVLHTIGTGSGGHLGLYRLETQTTAGGGKFAVSGIGSSSSAREALKIGFDYFKANLSRISGASKATEHDYHVHLVELQNSGPTSSITLAGLVAACSGVLQKPVQSQMVILGDMSLGGNIKPVENLAGCLQLAFDSGAKRILLPMASVADIPTVPGELFAKFQTSFYSDPVDAVFKALGVD; translated from the coding sequence ATGACTTCTGAGCCTCAAGCCAAGAACGACGTCGACGAGCTTCTAGTCCAGCACTTCGGGGGCAAGGTCGTACGGAAGGACCTTACTAAGCTGGTCAAGGAAGGCGCCAATGTGCCGACCTATGTCCTTGAGTACTTACTCGGCACCTATTGCGCGTCCGACGATGAGGCGACGATCCGCGAAGGCCTGGAGACCGTTAAGGGCATCCTCGCTGATAATTACGTGCGTCCCGATGAAGCTGAGAAGGTCAAATCGAAGATCCGCGAGCGCGGCAGTTTCAAGATCATAGACAAGATCAGCGTCAGGCTGAACGACAAGCGCGACTGTTATGAGGCCCTGCTCGCGAACTTGGGCGTTAAGGATGCCGAGATCGAGGCCTCCTACGTGAAGGCCAACGAAAAGCTGTTGGCTGGTGGGATATGGTGCATCGTTACCGTCCACTACTATTTCGAGGAAGGGCAGCGCGGGTCACCCTTCTCGATCGCCGATCTCAAGCCGATCCAGATGCCCAATATGGATATGGAAGAGCTGTTCGCTGCCCGGCGTCAGTTCACAACCAAACAATGGATCGATGTGCTCACCCGCTCTACAGGGATGGAGCCCACAGTTCTGGATGAACGAACGCTCTGGCACCTGCTCGTTCGACTAATTCCCTTTGTCGAGAACAACTATAATACCTGCGAGCTCGGGCCTCGCGGGACGGGTAAGTCCTACGTCTATGAGGAAATCAGCCCCAATAGCATCATGATTTCAGGCGGCCAGACTACGGTCGCAAACCTCTTCTACAATATGTCGCGCCGGCAGGTCGGGCTGGTTGGCATGTGGGACGTGGTGGCGTTCGACGAGGTCGCAGGGATCAATTTCAAGGATCCCGATGGTATCCAGATCATGAAAGGCTACATGGCCAACGGCTCGTTTGCTCGGGGCCGGGATTCCATCGCGGCCTCTGCGAGTATGGTCTTCGTCGGCAACATCAATCAGTCAGTCGATACCTTGGTAAAGACCAGCCACCTGCTGGCGCCCTTTCCGCAGCCCATGATCGACAGTGCATTTTTCGACCGCTTCCACGCCTATATACCAGGCTGGGAAATCCCGAAAATGCGCCCAGAGTTCTTCACGACTAGGTACGGTCTGATCACCGACTACCTTGCCGAATTCATGCGCGAAATGCGCAAGCGTAGCTTCTCGGACGCCATCGATCGGTTCTTCAAACTCGGCAACAATCTCAATCAGCGCGACACGATCGCCGTGCGCAAGACCGTTTCAGGGTTGCTGAAGCTGCTGTTTCCCCACGGCGGATTTGACAAGGATGATGTCCGCAAGTGCCTGGAATACGCGCTGGAAACCCGACGGCGGGTCAAGGAGCAGCTCAAGAAGATTGGGGGGATGGAATTCTTTGACGTCCATTTCTCCTACATCGATCAAGAAACGCACGAGGAGCGGTTCATCGCTGTTCCTGAACAGGGTGGCGGCCATCTAATCCCCGAAGGTCAGATGAAGCCCGGCGTCCTGCATACCATTGGGACGGGCAGCGGCGGACACCTGGGCCTCTATCGGCTTGAAACTCAAACGACAGCCGGCGGCGGAAAGTTCGCAGTTTCCGGTATCGGCTCAAGCAGTTCAGCGCGCGAGGCCTTGAAGATCGGGTTCGACTATTTCAAAGCGAACTTGTCCCGGATAAGCGGGGCGTCCAAGGCGACAGAGCACGACTATCACGTCCACCTGGTTGAGCTCCAAAACAGTGGTCCAACCTCATCCATAACCTTGGCTGGACTCGTGGCGGCTTGCTCTGGCGTTCTCCAAAAGCCCGTCCAGAGCCAGATGGTGATCCTCGGTGACATGAGCCTTGGAGGGAACATTAAGCCGGTCGAAAACCTCGCAGGATGCCTGCAGCTCGCCTTCGATAGCGGCGCCAAACGTATCCTTCTGCCGATGGCAAGCGTCGCAGACATTCCAACTGTGC
- a CDS encoding TIGR02687 family protein, whose protein sequence is MDLSHIQVHLKRLFTSGGPDHAGHRVVWWHDAESEFDGEIDGLGLEACCDDGVEVIHLSGQSALALKVRILLEQPSSRFLLYQTGMQTDPANDLMLDIRRWAAPFAADKSTLILRELGLFDTLALKPFINERAKFFASRERLEKLQRLVIPGDTERQLDLKILAVLAKAAQPQLAHILRIALAEMDEEDLAAFTPLMAEFERFGLLDRFWDFVCAEFRYVDESPNLRNLLLRLFATDFARHVTGKTPEAFSHLTLPNGGGVNAVVFMDGWRDSSAYQRRYDSLAAQIAIEIKVKDQLSVFGLADLETVHSFLDVEKRIASLLTRQVLEASETVDAAKIAGLCGVRQDAYWANADKPTTHEAPRAAMHAVFEAITHAAAFLALKGAEGAHLRSNSAAETWAAYTSRLFRFDQLYRLFSEAADTADGENWDVLKDLRAHIEDVYGNWYLAELGDLWTRQVSGELLPGWSLPEVTNQFDFFRRAIKPILDGDPDRRVVVIISDAFRYEAAEELFRAMNGTDRYQAKLESMLGVLPSYTALGMAALLPHQQLTYTADAAVLLDGRPTAGLEARKKLLEAVGGVAVKAADLMEMKKDDGKAFFRPYRVIYVYHNQIDQTADTGNEDKTFAAVRTTIDEINALVRRAFTFNCNRAVVTADHGFLFQNTSPTEAQKNALSTRPSGTVIAKKRYLIGTNLGTASGAIAGSASTTAKSEMDMEFWAPMGINRFHFVGGSRFVHGGAMPQEICVPLLRINYARGEGKGRDQTSIRKVGIAPLFHSTRVTTARHRFTLTQTEAVSARVQPATARLAIYDGDQQISNTAVVTFDSAVADMNLWRKEVWLTLANLPFDAQKQYRLIIRDNDDQLDLIPPFPITISLAFDNDF, encoded by the coding sequence GTGGATTTGTCGCACATCCAGGTCCATTTAAAGCGATTATTCACCAGCGGTGGGCCTGACCATGCCGGCCATCGGGTTGTCTGGTGGCACGACGCTGAATCAGAGTTCGATGGCGAAATTGATGGCCTAGGCCTTGAGGCCTGCTGCGACGATGGCGTCGAGGTGATCCACCTTTCTGGCCAATCTGCCTTGGCACTCAAGGTTCGAATTTTGCTCGAACAGCCCTCGTCGCGTTTCCTACTCTATCAAACTGGCATGCAGACTGATCCAGCCAATGACTTGATGCTGGATATTCGGCGTTGGGCTGCCCCCTTCGCGGCCGACAAGTCCACTTTAATTCTGCGAGAGCTGGGGCTCTTCGATACCTTGGCGCTCAAGCCATTCATCAACGAACGTGCGAAGTTCTTCGCTAGCCGTGAAAGGCTGGAAAAGCTGCAACGGTTGGTCATCCCTGGCGACACTGAACGGCAACTTGATCTGAAGATCCTGGCTGTGTTGGCTAAAGCCGCCCAACCTCAATTGGCGCATATTCTCCGGATCGCCTTGGCCGAAATGGACGAGGAGGATCTTGCGGCATTTACCCCTCTGATGGCCGAGTTCGAGCGGTTTGGTCTCCTTGACCGGTTCTGGGATTTCGTCTGCGCAGAATTCCGATATGTCGATGAAAGCCCGAATCTACGGAATTTGCTGCTGCGCCTGTTCGCCACGGACTTCGCGCGTCACGTTACCGGTAAGACGCCGGAGGCCTTCAGCCACCTGACGCTGCCGAACGGTGGAGGGGTAAACGCCGTTGTGTTCATGGACGGTTGGCGTGACTCCAGCGCCTATCAAAGGCGCTATGACTCCCTCGCAGCGCAGATCGCTATCGAAATTAAAGTGAAGGATCAGCTATCGGTCTTCGGTCTGGCCGACCTCGAAACTGTCCATAGTTTCCTCGATGTAGAAAAGCGCATTGCATCGCTCCTCACTCGCCAGGTGCTCGAGGCGTCCGAAACCGTGGACGCCGCAAAGATTGCCGGCCTTTGTGGCGTGCGCCAGGACGCCTATTGGGCAAATGCTGACAAGCCGACCACACACGAGGCGCCGCGCGCAGCAATGCATGCGGTATTCGAAGCGATCACCCATGCTGCGGCTTTTCTCGCGCTCAAAGGCGCAGAGGGGGCTCATTTGCGGAGCAATTCCGCTGCAGAGACCTGGGCAGCCTATACGAGCCGACTCTTTCGCTTCGACCAGCTCTACCGGCTCTTTTCCGAAGCCGCTGATACCGCGGATGGTGAGAACTGGGACGTCCTCAAGGACCTGCGCGCTCACATCGAAGATGTTTATGGCAATTGGTACCTGGCTGAGCTTGGTGACCTGTGGACCCGTCAGGTTTCAGGCGAACTGCTTCCTGGTTGGTCGCTGCCGGAGGTGACCAACCAGTTCGATTTCTTCCGCCGCGCCATTAAACCGATATTGGACGGCGACCCGGATCGACGGGTCGTTGTGATCATCTCTGACGCCTTCCGTTATGAGGCGGCGGAGGAGCTGTTCCGAGCCATGAATGGCACCGACCGATACCAGGCTAAGCTGGAATCCATGCTGGGTGTATTGCCGTCCTATACGGCGCTTGGCATGGCGGCGCTGCTCCCCCATCAGCAGCTGACCTACACTGCAGATGCGGCTGTCTTGCTTGATGGCCGGCCGACAGCGGGTCTCGAAGCGCGCAAGAAGCTGCTGGAGGCCGTGGGTGGTGTGGCCGTCAAGGCCGCTGACCTAATGGAAATGAAGAAGGACGACGGCAAGGCCTTCTTCAGGCCTTATCGGGTGATTTACGTGTACCACAATCAAATCGATCAGACGGCCGATACCGGCAATGAGGACAAAACCTTCGCTGCCGTTCGCACGACGATCGATGAGATCAATGCGCTGGTTCGGCGCGCTTTTACCTTCAACTGCAACCGGGCCGTCGTTACGGCTGACCACGGCTTCCTCTTCCAGAATACATCCCCCACCGAAGCGCAGAAGAATGCTCTGTCCACTCGTCCAAGCGGCACAGTCATTGCCAAAAAGCGTTACCTGATTGGCACGAACCTAGGGACAGCGTCGGGCGCAATCGCTGGCAGCGCCAGCACGACCGCCAAATCCGAAATGGACATGGAATTCTGGGCGCCCATGGGGATCAATCGCTTCCACTTCGTCGGCGGCAGTCGCTTCGTCCATGGCGGCGCCATGCCTCAGGAAATCTGCGTACCGCTGCTCCGGATCAATTACGCGCGCGGGGAAGGCAAGGGGAGGGACCAGACTTCAATACGCAAAGTGGGAATAGCGCCCCTATTCCATAGTACCCGTGTCACTACTGCCCGCCATCGGTTCACCTTGACGCAAACGGAGGCCGTATCCGCGCGCGTCCAACCTGCTACTGCGCGCCTGGCCATCTATGACGGCGATCAGCAGATTTCGAATACAGCTGTTGTCACTTTCGACTCCGCTGTGGCGGATATGAACCTATGGCGCAAAGAGGTTTGGCTTACATTGGCCAACCTGCCGTTTGACGCTCAAAAGCAATATCGATTGATCATCCGCGACAACGACGATCAACTCGACCTCATCCCGCCCTTCCCAATCACGATCAGTCTGGCTTTCGACAATGACTTCTGA